In Campylobacter sp. VBCF_01 NA2, one DNA window encodes the following:
- a CDS encoding glycosyltransferase family protein — translation MNIVHCAVFRELEYGKFFYNTDRKISHGLHQNGHFVYDFSYRDVERRLRFLKIKNSGLDKMNKELIRVCKNINADLLLIGKGEKIATATLKELKKALPNLKIALWYVDHLNEVSQFWENLREIDCFFYANALNLQKLSKDYKNAKFAFFPNISDAAFDRFYEREKTNDIIYISRDYKEDNRHKFAIMLDEFCKKNGVKCEIYASLGNGTIFGDEFHKAIAKSKIAINFNRDDDLECEKSQKLLGASDRMAQFMGCGVCTFSPVIAGFERFFTHEKEIVYFKNPSDCFEKIKEYLHDDKYAKIAKAGREKAINLANAKRVSKFMIETIFAENFSENYEWREYIYQNGEKI, via the coding sequence ATGAATATTGTTCATTGTGCTGTTTTTAGAGAGTTAGAATATGGTAAATTTTTTTACAACACAGACAGAAAAATTTCTCACGGTTTGCACCAAAATGGGCATTTTGTCTATGATTTTAGTTATAGGGATGTCGAAAGAAGATTAAGGTTTCTAAAAATAAAAAATAGTGGCTTAGATAAAATGAATAAAGAATTAATTAGGGTTTGCAAAAACATAAATGCCGACTTGCTTTTAATCGGCAAAGGCGAAAAAATCGCAACTGCCACGCTAAAAGAGCTAAAAAAGGCACTTCCAAATTTAAAAATCGCACTTTGGTATGTGGATCATCTAAACGAAGTTTCACAGTTTTGGGAAAATTTGAGAGAAATCGACTGCTTTTTTTACGCAAATGCGCTGAATTTGCAAAAGCTTTCCAAGGATTATAAAAACGCCAAATTTGCCTTTTTCCCAAACATTTCCGACGCCGCCTTTGATAGATTTTACGAGCGCGAGAAAACAAACGATATAATCTACATTTCAAGGGATTACAAAGAGGATAATCGCCATAAATTCGCCATAATGCTTGATGAATTTTGTAAAAAAAATGGGGTAAAATGCGAAATTTACGCTAGTTTAGGAAACGGCACCATTTTTGGCGATGAATTTCACAAAGCAATCGCAAAAAGCAAAATCGCCATAAATTTCAACCGCGACGATGATTTAGAGTGCGAAAAATCGCAAAAATTGCTTGGGGCAAGTGATAGAATGGCGCAGTTTATGGGGTGTGGAGTTTGCACTTTTTCGCCTGTAATCGCGGGGTTTGAGAGATTTTTCACGCACGAAAAAGAGATAGTGTATTTCAAAAATCCGAGCGATTGTTTTGAAAAAATAAAAGAGTATTTGCATGATGATAAATACGCCAAAATTGCCAAAGCAGGGAGAGAAAAAGCTATAAATTTGGCAAACGCAAAGAGGGTGAGTAAATTTATGATAGAGACGATTTTTGCGGAAAATTTTAGCGAAAATTACGAGTGGCGCGAATATATTTACCAAAACGGAGAAAAGATTTGA
- a CDS encoding DnaJ domain-containing protein — protein MSSIFYLFLAFLLYHFIKGFISGISGNSGYERKEPKMSLEEAKILITLTAKVAKSDGVVNETEATMIGEILDDLVRKMGGGENERKLLKQVYKINKDKEHDIYSLAFHYNQKFHLSSSRKAALIYFFLNIAYIDRSFSEQERDIIAKIARGFGMPSHVVSQIFAMFEASYYGTYGGSSQNYDNRGRGGYQNSRNSGGYGDSRGGSYGGNYGGGYQNSSSGGGYGGSARNTSSKKDPYEVLGVDKSASFGEIKKKYRELVKKYHPDILMGKGADDEIIQEGTKKLQEINEAYESLKEKFGE, from the coding sequence GTGTCGAGTATTTTTTATCTATTTTTGGCTTTTTTGCTTTATCATTTTATAAAGGGATTTATAAGCGGTATTAGCGGAAATTCCGGCTATGAGAGAAAAGAGCCAAAAATGAGCCTTGAAGAGGCGAAAATTTTAATCACCCTAACTGCAAAGGTCGCCAAAAGCGACGGCGTGGTAAATGAGACAGAAGCCACGATGATAGGCGAGATTTTGGACGATTTGGTTCGCAAAATGGGCGGTGGCGAAAACGAGAGAAAACTTTTGAAGCAAGTTTATAAGATAAACAAAGACAAAGAGCACGATATCTACTCTCTCGCGTTTCATTACAATCAAAAATTTCACCTAAGTTCGAGCCGAAAAGCGGCACTAATTTATTTTTTCTTAAACATAGCCTATATCGATCGCTCATTTAGCGAGCAAGAGCGAGATATAATCGCCAAAATCGCGCGCGGATTTGGTATGCCTTCCCATGTGGTAAGTCAAATTTTTGCTATGTTTGAGGCGAGCTATTATGGCACATACGGCGGTTCTAGCCAAAACTACGATAACCGCGGGCGTGGTGGCTACCAAAATAGCCGAAATTCTGGCGGTTACGGCGATAGTCGCGGTGGCAGTTATGGCGGAAATTACGGCGGCGGATATCAAAATTCTAGCTCTGGTGGCGGATATGGTGGTTCTGCGCGAAATACAAGCTCGAAAAAAGACCCTTACGAAGTCTTGGGCGTGGATAAGAGTGCAAGTTTTGGCGAGATAAAGAAAAAATACCGCGAACTAGTCAAAAAATACCACCCAGATATTTTAATGGGCAAGGGCGCAGATGACGAGATTATCCAAGAAGGCACGAAAAAGCTTCAAGAAATCAACGAAGCGTATGAGAGCTTAAAAGAAAAATTTGGCGAGTAA
- a CDS encoding glycosyltransferase family 2 protein, which translates to MINASVYAIVQNEEKHIERMLKSVADFAEIIIVDSGSTDKTLEIAKKFNAKIYHHDWQGEGVQKNYAFSLCSHEWVLNLDGDEEVSAELKAEICEFMAQDEFDGLDIKFHEFYMGGIVDDRVRKNTHIRFFRKSSGEYRNLGVHAQVSINGKVRKSRGVIYHFSDKPIKELVSKNNNYSSLRAQQKFEKGKKPSLAKLLFIFPLVFFKSYFLRRSFFDGKKGFIIAVINAFYAFMKEAKLYEIWLNKKGN; encoded by the coding sequence ATGATAAATGCAAGTGTCTATGCAATCGTGCAAAACGAAGAAAAACATATCGAACGAATGCTAAAAAGTGTCGCGGATTTCGCCGAAATCATCATCGTCGATAGCGGCAGCACCGATAAGACGCTAGAAATTGCAAAGAAATTTAATGCCAAAATTTACCACCACGACTGGCAAGGCGAGGGTGTGCAAAAAAACTATGCTTTTAGCCTGTGTTCGCACGAGTGGGTGCTAAATTTAGACGGCGACGAGGAAGTAAGCGCTGAGCTAAAAGCTGAAATTTGCGAGTTTATGGCGCAAGACGAATTCGACGGGCTTGATATTAAATTTCACGAATTTTACATGGGCGGGATTGTCGATGATAGGGTGCGCAAAAACACCCATATCAGATTTTTTCGCAAAAGCTCTGGTGAGTATCGAAATTTGGGCGTTCATGCGCAAGTCAGCATAAATGGCAAGGTGCGAAAATCTCGTGGCGTGATTTATCATTTTAGCGATAAACCAATCAAAGAGCTAGTGAGCAAAAACAACAACTATTCGAGCCTGCGCGCACAGCAAAAATTTGAAAAAGGCAAAAAACCGAGCCTAGCCAAACTGCTTTTTATCTTTCCGCTTGTCTTTTTCAAATCGTATTTTTTAAGGCGAAGTTTTTTCGACGGCAAAAAAGGCTTCATAATCGCCGTTATAAACGCATTTTACGCATTTATGAAAGAGGCGAAATTGTATGAAATTTGGCTTAACAAAAAAGGAAATTAA
- the purH gene encoding bifunctional phosphoribosylaminoimidazolecarboxamide formyltransferase/IMP cyclohydrolase → MRALISVSDKDGVVEFAKDLANLGWEILSTGGTYKLLCENGVNAVEVSAYTGSPEMFEGRVKTLHPKIHGGILHKRDDKNHAEQALKHGIGGIDLVCVNLYPFKQTTIRTDDFDEIIENIDIGGPAMVRSAAKNFKDVLIVTDILDYDLVIEKIKAKADDLEFRRSLMIKAYEHTAAYDSMIANYMNERFNGGFGAKKFITGSKVMATRYGENPHQKGALYEFENFFSLNFKALKGEASFNNMTDIHGAVMLASSFGEAPAVSICKHANPCGFAIKSNLLESYTEALKCDPVSAYGGVVAINGTLDRALAEKINEIFVEVIIAANVDDAALEVFANKKRIKIFTQENKFLMRENDKYDFKFIDGGFVYQERDYVGADEVKNAKCVTKRSANSGEFTDLQIAWQVAALTKSNCVVYVKNSAMVAIGMGMTSRVDAARAAVAKARDLGLDMSGCALASEAFFPFKDSIEIANEVGVKAVIQPGGSIRDDEVVAAADEFGMAMYFTGIRHFLH, encoded by the coding sequence ATGAGAGCGTTAATCAGCGTTAGCGACAAAGACGGCGTAGTAGAATTTGCAAAAGATTTGGCAAATTTGGGTTGGGAAATTTTAAGCACGGGTGGCACATATAAGCTACTTTGTGAAAACGGCGTAAATGCTGTGGAAGTGAGTGCCTACACAGGAAGCCCTGAGATGTTTGAAGGCAGAGTAAAAACCCTGCACCCAAAAATTCACGGCGGAATTTTGCATAAAAGGGACGACAAAAATCACGCCGAACAAGCCCTAAAACACGGCATTGGCGGAATTGATTTGGTGTGTGTGAATTTATATCCTTTCAAACAAACCACGATTCGCACAGATGATTTTGATGAGATTATCGAAAATATCGACATTGGCGGACCTGCCATGGTGCGAAGTGCAGCGAAAAATTTCAAAGATGTTTTGATAGTAACGGACATTTTGGATTATGATTTAGTTATCGAAAAAATCAAAGCAAAAGCCGATGATTTGGAATTTCGCCGAAGCCTTATGATAAAAGCCTACGAGCACACTGCCGCGTATGATAGCATGATAGCAAACTATATGAACGAGCGATTTAACGGCGGTTTTGGTGCTAAAAAATTTATCACAGGCTCAAAAGTCATGGCGACAAGATACGGCGAAAACCCGCACCAAAAGGGTGCTTTATACGAATTTGAAAACTTTTTTAGCCTAAATTTCAAAGCCCTAAAAGGTGAAGCAAGTTTTAACAATATGACCGATATTCACGGCGCAGTCATGTTAGCAAGTAGCTTTGGCGAAGCCCCAGCAGTGAGTATCTGCAAACACGCAAATCCGTGTGGGTTTGCCATAAAATCGAATTTGCTAGAAAGCTATACCGAAGCGCTTAAATGCGACCCTGTTTCGGCTTATGGTGGCGTGGTGGCGATAAATGGCACACTTGATAGAGCGTTAGCAGAGAAAATCAATGAAATTTTTGTGGAAGTCATAATTGCAGCCAATGTCGATGACGCCGCACTTGAAGTCTTTGCAAACAAAAAACGCATTAAAATTTTCACGCAAGAGAATAAATTTTTAATGCGTGAAAATGATAAATATGACTTTAAATTCATAGACGGGGGATTTGTCTATCAAGAACGCGACTATGTAGGTGCTGATGAGGTCAAAAATGCCAAATGCGTTACCAAGCGTTCGGCAAATTCTGGCGAATTTACCGATTTGCAAATCGCTTGGCAGGTGGCAGCTCTGACTAAATCAAACTGCGTTGTGTATGTGAAAAACTCGGCAATGGTGGCGATTGGCATGGGTATGACAAGCCGTGTCGATGCTGCGCGCGCTGCCGTGGCAAAAGCAAGGGATTTGGGGCTTGACATGAGCGGCTGTGCTTTGGCAAGTGAAGCGTTTTTTCCTTTCAAAGATAGCATAGAAATCGCTAATGAAGTGGGCGTAAAAGCGGTGATCCAACCGGGCGGCTCAATCCGTGATGATGAAGTAGTTGCAGCAGCAGATGAGTTTGGCATGGCGATGTATTTTACAGGAATTCGCCACTTTTTGCATTAA
- a CDS encoding helix-turn-helix domain-containing protein: protein MKDCTITDEQMEQIYKTIGENVKRIRTQKGVSQLSLAMAIGHKAVGTISMAELGINKKHFNIEHLVKIANVLEVSVCEFFKSIKI, encoded by the coding sequence GTGAAAGACTGCACCATTACAGACGAACAAATGGAGCAAATTTACAAAACTATCGGCGAAAATGTCAAACGCATACGCACACAAAAGGGCGTTTCGCAACTAAGCCTAGCTATGGCGATAGGTCACAAGGCAGTCGGCACGATTTCTATGGCTGAACTTGGCATAAACAAAAAACACTTCAACATAGAACACCTAGTTAAAATCGCAAATGTCCTAGAAGTCAGCGTTTGCGAGTTTTTCAAATCAATCAAAATTTAA
- a CDS encoding glycosyltransferase, which produces MRILHTLHWVQFAGTERVCVDLCDEISKQNEVILLSNKNIENYISKNVKFINFDFEKNRRNPFFLYKTAKFIEKIRPDIIHCHNTKELEIMRYMQVFLKKKIPLIAAKHTLEFKKNYKLADLCVAVLDETKKILPPNSIIIENGILYKKPEKIKKLDKFHIISSGRLSAVKQMDVVIKALSLVKFDFVCEIFGQGEKQGELERLISELKLDKKVFLRGFVDNINDHLASCDLQIIASKFEAYGLVAIDGVYYSPLMISTNTGICERILPSELKFSATPENLAHKLDEIHANYDKFVQIFALIKAKKDEFSVAKMAQKYINAYENLIKDFKK; this is translated from the coding sequence TTGAGAATATTACATACACTTCATTGGGTGCAGTTTGCTGGGACTGAGCGAGTTTGTGTGGATTTATGCGACGAAATATCAAAACAAAATGAAGTTATTTTGCTAAGCAATAAAAATATCGAAAATTATATAAGCAAAAATGTCAAATTTATAAATTTTGATTTTGAAAAAAATCGTAGAAATCCATTTTTTTTGTATAAAACAGCGAAATTTATAGAAAAAATTCGCCCTGATATTATCCATTGTCATAACACAAAAGAGCTTGAAATCATGCGTTATATGCAGGTTTTTTTGAAGAAAAAAATTCCGTTAATCGCCGCAAAACACACTTTGGAATTCAAAAAAAATTATAAATTAGCTGATTTGTGCGTGGCTGTGTTAGATGAGACAAAAAAGATTTTACCGCCAAATTCTATAATTATCGAAAATGGAATTTTGTATAAAAAGCCAGAAAAGATTAAAAAACTAGATAAATTTCACATCATCAGCTCTGGCAGATTAAGCGCTGTTAAGCAAATGGATGTGGTCATCAAAGCGCTTAGTTTGGTAAAATTTGACTTTGTGTGCGAGATATTTGGTCAGGGCGAGAAGCAAGGTGAGCTAGAAAGGCTAATTAGCGAACTAAAACTTGATAAAAAGGTCTTTTTGCGTGGTTTCGTGGATAATATAAATGATCATTTAGCAAGCTGCGATTTGCAAATCATCGCTTCGAAATTCGAAGCTTACGGACTTGTGGCGATTGACGGGGTTTATTATTCGCCACTTATGATTTCGACGAATACTGGCATTTGTGAGCGAATTTTGCCTAGTGAGCTAAAATTTAGCGCCACGCCAGAAAATTTAGCTCACAAACTAGATGAAATCCACGCAAACTACGATAAATTCGTGCAAATTTTCGCCCTTATCAAAGCCAAAAAAGACGAATTTAGCGTAGCAAAAATGGCGCAAAAATACATTAATGCGTATGAAAATTTGATAAAGGATTTTAAAAAATGA
- a CDS encoding polysaccharide deacetylase family protein, translated as MIYFFAILAVAIIAFSCRYNWWRIPQGWDKARVLMYHSISEHKGDKFDKWRVRPADFEAQIAWLAKNGFTTFTLSELANLAQIPPKSVCITFDDGFMDNYTNAFEILKKYNFKATIFVVATATQNDWERGNTEHLSQILTSDEINLMHRSNLIEFGSHTLSHANLERLWASEPEKARDEIEKSKKELEKITGRECRVFAYPYGKFNDEILSFTRSVGYCAAVVVKRGLYEAGDDKFAIKRIGVLGTESFFDFWLKFTRIRNKL; from the coding sequence ATGATATATTTTTTCGCAATTTTAGCCGTGGCGATTATAGCCTTTTCGTGTAGGTATAACTGGTGGCGGATCCCGCAGGGCTGGGATAAGGCGCGCGTGCTGATGTATCACTCCATAAGCGAGCATAAGGGCGATAAATTTGATAAATGGCGCGTTCGCCCAGCCGATTTTGAAGCGCAAATCGCGTGGCTAGCCAAAAACGGCTTTACGACTTTCACGCTTAGCGAGTTAGCAAATTTAGCCCAAATCCCGCCAAAATCGGTCTGTATTACCTTTGATGACGGATTTATGGATAACTACACAAACGCCTTTGAAATTTTAAAAAAATATAATTTCAAAGCCACGATTTTTGTGGTAGCTACTGCTACGCAAAACGACTGGGAGCGCGGAAATACCGAGCATTTAAGCCAAATTTTAACTAGCGATGAGATAAATTTAATGCACCGCTCAAATTTAATCGAGTTTGGCTCGCACACGCTAAGCCACGCGAATTTAGAGCGTTTGTGGGCGAGCGAGCCCGAAAAAGCGCGAGATGAAATCGAAAAATCCAAAAAAGAGTTAGAGAAAATCACCGGGCGAGAGTGCAGGGTTTTCGCCTATCCTTACGGCAAATTTAATGATGAAATTTTGTCATTTACTAGGAGTGTGGGATACTGCGCCGCGGTCGTGGTAAAGCGCGGACTTTACGAAGCGGGCGATGATAAATTTGCCATAAAGCGAATTGGCGTTTTGGGGACGGAGAGTTTTTTTGATTTTTGGCTGAAATTTACGCGCATAAGGAATAAACTATGA
- a CDS encoding acyltransferase family protein, translated as MNFLSLPNAGRQNELDIARGLAVIFMVLIHCVEYFYNGEDSVFFKVANFLGSPPAAPVFMFILGCGIVYSRRSAPGLLFRRGVIFLVLSYVFNALVYVLPYYISSKLNDDAEIFEENWTQIYDADILQFAGLAFIFFALMKKLNLSNLGYLIVGIICSGVAMYLGENFAEFESDAMLAVTGLFWGTHEGSYFPFLSWIAYPIAGYLFADILIYTRPEDKGALYTKLSLICAVIFIASAVVLAKFYAWDDMMDGDPYYHQNIFFNIMFIAFVLAWIGLMYLVAKVLPNLIMSCLKTISVLVTPFYVLQYIFIIYIAVLVFGDEAEWEMTPVLLMFVAVSVLSYIVAVIYSKIRKA; from the coding sequence ATGAATTTCTTATCATTGCCCAATGCTGGGCGACAAAACGAGTTGGATATAGCGAGGGGTCTTGCTGTAATCTTTATGGTGCTAATCCACTGCGTGGAATACTTCTACAATGGCGAAGATTCCGTGTTTTTCAAGGTCGCAAACTTCCTAGGCTCACCGCCTGCTGCGCCTGTTTTTATGTTTATTTTGGGTTGCGGTATTGTGTATTCTAGGCGTAGTGCGCCGGGGCTACTTTTTAGGCGCGGTGTGATATTTTTGGTGTTATCTTATGTCTTTAATGCGCTTGTGTATGTGCTTCCATACTACATTAGCTCTAAGCTAAACGATGACGCTGAAATTTTCGAAGAAAACTGGACGCAGATTTACGATGCGGACATTTTGCAGTTTGCGGGACTTGCATTTATATTTTTTGCGCTAATGAAAAAGCTAAATTTATCAAATTTAGGCTATCTCATAGTGGGAATCATCTGCTCAGGCGTGGCAATGTATCTAGGCGAGAATTTCGCAGAGTTTGAATCTGACGCAATGTTGGCAGTAACAGGGCTATTTTGGGGCACACACGAGGGAAGCTATTTTCCATTTTTAAGCTGGATTGCCTATCCGATAGCTGGATATTTATTCGCTGATATTTTAATCTACACTCGCCCAGAAGATAAAGGCGCACTATATACAAAACTAAGCCTTATTTGCGCGGTTATCTTTATCGCATCTGCTGTGGTATTGGCTAAGTTTTATGCGTGGGACGATATGATGGACGGCGATCCATACTACCACCAAAACATATTTTTTAACATAATGTTTATCGCCTTTGTTTTGGCGTGGATTGGGCTAATGTATCTGGTAGCCAAAGTGCTTCCAAATCTCATTATGTCGTGTTTAAAAACGATAAGTGTGCTTGTAACGCCGTTTTATGTGTTGCAATACATTTTCATCATTTATATTGCTGTGCTTGTTTTTGGCGACGAAGCAGAGTGGGAGATGACGCCTGTGCTACTAATGTTTGTAGCTGTGAGCGTGCTATCATACATCGTGGCGGTAATCTACTCAAAAATTCGCAAAGCATAA
- the purL gene encoding phosphoribosylformylglycinamidine synthase subunit PurL has translation MDKKTIAAHKISEDEYAKILEILGREPNLLELGIFSAMWSEHCSYKSSKKYLNGFPTKAPWVIQGPGENAGVIDIGGGMAAVFKMESHNHPSYIEPFQGAATGVGGILRDIFTMGARVEANLNSLRFGDVVGNSKTNRYQRYLVKGAVSGIAHYGNCMGIPTIGGETTFDSSFNGNILVNAFALGIVKSDEIFYGKAEGVGNSVIYVGSKTGRDGLGGAVMASDSFNDENKSLRPTVQVGDPFAEKLLMEACLELFKTDYVVGIQDMGAAGLTSSSFEMAGRSGSGMKMHLDRVPMRESGMTPYELMLSESQERMLICAKKGCEDKIKEIFAKWDLDAEVIGEVTDTGKMELYWHGELAGEIPIEPLSEAAPILDRPTKRPAYLDEIANQNLCTCSDKFDINADFDKVFSHPDVLNKSLIYDQYDANVGLNSAKRPGKLGAAVMRVKENGTKLAIAMDCNTRMNYIDPFTGAALAVAVSGRKVALSGATPLAITDCLNYGNPQNPEVMWQFAQGAEGIKEACKALNTPVVSGNVSLYNETEGVSIQPTPAIVTVGVNNGEIIPSDFTQADTSVYLVGDTYGVFSGSLYQQAIKGAIGGMLPKLDLVKERKLWDFAIKAGQQGALRFANSVGIGGVAITLAKMACVGKMGGEFKMPCDDERDIFDESFTRAIFGVKDEAKFESLAREAGLNFVKLGITGGKIFQINSISRDLGELSEIYFNEFAKIIRSED, from the coding sequence ATGGATAAAAAAACCATTGCGGCACACAAAATCAGCGAAGACGAATATGCGAAAATTTTAGAAATTCTAGGGCGTGAGCCAAATTTGCTAGAACTTGGCATTTTTTCGGCTATGTGGAGCGAACACTGCTCATATAAATCAAGTAAAAAATACCTAAACGGCTTTCCAACCAAAGCCCCATGGGTCATACAAGGTCCAGGCGAAAATGCCGGTGTTATCGACATTGGCGGTGGCATGGCAGCTGTTTTTAAAATGGAAAGCCACAATCACCCTAGCTACATTGAGCCGTTTCAAGGCGCAGCCACGGGCGTAGGCGGAATTTTGCGCGATATTTTCACAATGGGCGCAAGAGTCGAAGCAAATCTAAATTCGCTTCGTTTTGGCGATGTCGTGGGAAATTCCAAAACAAATCGCTATCAAAGATATTTAGTCAAAGGCGCAGTTAGCGGTATCGCACACTATGGCAACTGCATGGGAATTCCTACGATAGGCGGCGAAACGACATTTGATAGCAGTTTTAACGGAAATATTTTGGTAAATGCCTTTGCTCTTGGAATTGTAAAAAGTGATGAAATTTTCTACGGCAAGGCAGAAGGCGTGGGAAACTCAGTCATTTATGTAGGCTCAAAAACAGGCAGGGACGGGCTTGGTGGAGCTGTTATGGCAAGTGATAGCTTTAACGATGAAAACAAATCTCTTCGCCCGACCGTGCAAGTTGGCGATCCGTTTGCCGAAAAGCTTTTAATGGAAGCTTGTTTGGAGCTTTTTAAGACTGACTATGTCGTTGGAATCCAAGATATGGGTGCGGCGGGGCTTACATCGAGCAGTTTTGAAATGGCAGGACGAAGCGGAAGCGGTATGAAAATGCACCTTGATCGTGTCCCTATGCGTGAAAGCGGTATGACGCCTTATGAGCTAATGCTAAGCGAAAGCCAAGAAAGAATGCTAATTTGCGCGAAAAAAGGTTGCGAAGATAAGATAAAAGAGATTTTTGCGAAGTGGGATTTAGACGCAGAAGTCATCGGCGAAGTAACCGATACCGGTAAAATGGAGCTTTACTGGCACGGCGAGTTAGCTGGCGAGATTCCAATCGAGCCTTTAAGCGAAGCAGCACCGATTTTAGACCGCCCTACAAAACGCCCAGCGTATTTGGACGAAATCGCAAACCAAAATTTATGCACATGCTCTGATAAATTTGACATAAACGCCGATTTTGACAAGGTTTTTTCGCACCCAGATGTGCTAAATAAATCACTCATTTACGATCAATACGACGCAAATGTCGGGCTAAACTCAGCCAAACGCCCAGGCAAATTGGGTGCAGCGGTAATGAGAGTCAAAGAAAATGGCACAAAACTCGCAATCGCTATGGATTGCAACACCCGCATGAATTATATAGATCCTTTCACTGGCGCAGCACTTGCTGTGGCTGTGAGCGGACGCAAGGTAGCCCTTAGTGGCGCGACACCGCTAGCCATAACTGACTGCCTAAACTACGGCAACCCGCAAAACCCAGAGGTTATGTGGCAGTTCGCACAGGGCGCAGAGGGTATCAAAGAGGCCTGCAAGGCTCTAAATACGCCAGTTGTGAGCGGAAATGTGAGTTTGTATAACGAAACAGAGGGTGTGAGTATCCAGCCGACCCCTGCGATCGTAACCGTGGGCGTAAATAACGGCGAGATTATCCCTAGTGATTTCACTCAGGCTGATACTAGCGTCTATTTGGTGGGCGATACATACGGCGTGTTTTCAGGTTCGCTGTATCAACAAGCCATAAAAGGCGCAATCGGAGGCATGCTACCAAAGCTAGATTTAGTCAAAGAGCGCAAACTTTGGGATTTTGCGATTAAAGCGGGCCAACAGGGCGCATTGCGCTTCGCAAACTCAGTAGGAATCGGTGGCGTGGCAATCACCCTAGCCAAAATGGCGTGTGTGGGCAAAATGGGTGGCGAGTTTAAAATGCCGTGCGATGATGAGAGAGATATTTTCGACGAGAGCTTTACTCGCGCGATTTTCGGCGTAAAAGATGAAGCAAAATTTGAAAGTTTGGCGCGCGAAGCAGGGCTAAATTTCGTAAAACTAGGCATTACTGGCGGTAAAATTTTCCAAATCAATAGCATTTCGCGCGATTTGGGAGAGTTGAGCGAAATTTATTTCAACGAATTTGCGAAAATCATTAGAAGCGAAGATTAA